One genomic segment of Aquipluma nitroreducens includes these proteins:
- a CDS encoding tetratricopeptide repeat protein, with the protein MKRILFVFVLFVVALAVNAQEVEKSFADFKNEGNAAIRSKDYPKALDAYEKAMAKWGDQPIADSAMIINMGYCALKAKNYEKSLKYFDQAISMNYKKSTAYMFKADVYTAMKDMEGNLKSLESAYEVDPNNATLKARLANYYAREASAVYSKGGKLITKANADVTAGKLKASDDAYKTAIQDAKAEFEKSMPLIEKALSYDANNGPAKQLKAACEQALK; encoded by the coding sequence ATGAAGCGTATTTTGTTTGTTTTTGTTTTGTTTGTTGTCGCGTTGGCTGTAAACGCGCAGGAGGTTGAGAAGTCGTTTGCAGATTTTAAAAACGAGGGTAATGCAGCAATAAGAAGTAAGGATTATCCCAAAGCACTAGATGCTTATGAAAAAGCAATGGCAAAATGGGGAGACCAACCAATTGCCGATTCTGCGATGATTATCAACATGGGATATTGTGCATTAAAAGCGAAAAATTACGAGAAATCTTTGAAATATTTCGATCAGGCGATTTCGATGAATTACAAAAAATCAACTGCCTATATGTTTAAAGCCGATGTATATACTGCGATGAAGGATATGGAAGGTAATTTGAAATCTCTCGAGTCAGCTTACGAGGTTGATCCGAATAATGCAACATTAAAAGCCAGATTAGCTAATTACTATGCCAGAGAAGCATCCGCTGTTTATTCAAAAGGTGGTAAGCTTATCACAAAAGCCAATGCTGACGTAACTGCAGGCAAATTAAAGGCATCTGACGATGCTTATAAAACTGCAATTCAAGATGCTAAAGCCGAATTTGAAAAATCGATGCCATTAATTGAAAAAGCATTGAGCTATGATGCGAATAACGGACCAGCCAAGCAGCTTAAAGCCGCTTGTGAACAAGCTCTTAAATAA
- a CDS encoding alkaline phosphatase family protein has product MIFRELIRNLRATKLCLLLIIFSGIISSCVQNYEYTNFQAKKVDRDYQTKNVIVVVVDGLRYSEGWGDLTHQYIPRMVKILSKDGVVNTHFYNLGDTYTSAGHTSLTTGIYQTIDNSGKELPDNPSFFQYWNQMYDNDHRKSWVIASKDKLAVLADCKKPYWTGKFTPSANCGIDGLGVGSGYREDSLALKIALKILSEDHPNLVLINFRDPDYSAHTGNWINYIKGIRTTDEYVYRLWQFLQTNSTYKNTTTLFVTNDHGRHLDGVGDGFAGHGDGCDGCRHISLFACGPDFRKNIVLNVSREQIDLPVTVSKLLGFSLPNSQGKVMTELFERR; this is encoded by the coding sequence ATGATATTCCGCGAACTAATCAGGAATCTTAGAGCTACGAAGCTTTGTCTGCTTTTGATCATCTTTTCAGGAATTATAAGCTCCTGTGTGCAGAATTATGAATACACTAATTTTCAGGCAAAAAAAGTTGACCGCGACTATCAAACCAAAAATGTAATTGTTGTTGTTGTTGATGGCCTCAGATATTCAGAAGGGTGGGGCGACTTAACTCACCAATATATTCCTCGGATGGTAAAAATTCTGTCGAAAGACGGTGTTGTCAATACGCATTTTTACAATTTGGGTGATACTTATACTTCGGCCGGACACACCAGTTTGACAACGGGTATTTATCAAACTATTGATAATAGTGGAAAGGAATTACCCGACAATCCTTCTTTCTTTCAGTATTGGAACCAGATGTATGATAATGATCACCGAAAATCGTGGGTAATTGCGAGTAAAGATAAACTTGCTGTATTGGCCGACTGTAAAAAACCATATTGGACGGGTAAATTTACTCCATCTGCAAATTGTGGCATTGATGGACTTGGCGTTGGAAGTGGTTATCGTGAAGATAGCCTTGCTTTAAAAATTGCGCTTAAAATTTTAAGTGAAGATCATCCTAATCTGGTATTAATTAATTTTCGCGATCCTGATTATTCCGCACATACCGGAAATTGGATTAATTATATCAAAGGAATCCGCACAACGGATGAATATGTTTACCGTCTGTGGCAGTTTCTTCAAACCAATAGCACTTACAAAAACACAACAACTTTGTTTGTAACTAATGATCATGGGAGACATTTAGATGGAGTTGGTGATGGATTTGCCGGACATGGCGATGGATGTGATGGTTGCAGACATATCAGTTTGTTTGCCTGCGGACCTGATTTTCGAAAGAACATAGTGTTAAATGTTTCAAGAGAACAAATTGATTTACCGGTAACGGTTTCCAAATTGCTCGGCTTTTCCCTTCCAAATTCTCAAGGTAAAGTGATGACCGAATTGTTTGAACGACGATAG